One window of the Carnobacterium maltaromaticum DSM 20342 genome contains the following:
- the dapA gene encoding 4-hydroxy-tetrahydrodipicolinate synthase, which translates to MEIATAQIMTAMVTPFNENGQVDFAKTATLIEYLLANGTEGLIVGGTTGESPTLSHSEKLELYKKTVEIVHGRVPIIAGTGSFNTAETIAFTKEVAEIAGIDAALVVAPYYNRPNQEGLYQHFKAVAKASPLPIMIYNVSARTGVNVEVQTTLRLSLLENVIGIKECAGLEAMSAIIEGSEPDFLVYTGEDHLAFPTKCMGGAGVISVASHVVGNEMSEMYRLLDNGLLADAARIYRMLLPKMSIVFSVPSPAPVKAVLNQQGISVGGVRLPLVECTKEEEMTIFNRLEINR; encoded by the coding sequence TTGGAAATTGCAACAGCACAAATTATGACGGCAATGGTCACCCCTTTTAACGAAAATGGCCAAGTTGATTTTGCTAAAACAGCCACATTAATCGAATACTTGTTAGCTAATGGAACTGAAGGATTGATTGTTGGAGGAACAACAGGTGAATCTCCAACATTAAGTCATTCTGAAAAGCTTGAACTGTACAAAAAGACAGTTGAAATTGTTCATGGTCGAGTGCCAATTATTGCTGGAACAGGTTCATTTAACACAGCAGAAACCATTGCCTTTACAAAAGAAGTTGCAGAAATTGCTGGAATTGATGCTGCTTTGGTAGTAGCGCCTTACTATAATCGCCCTAATCAAGAAGGCTTGTATCAACATTTTAAAGCTGTAGCTAAAGCAAGTCCGCTTCCAATTATGATTTATAATGTCTCTGCTAGAACAGGGGTCAATGTTGAAGTTCAAACAACGTTGCGTCTATCCTTACTAGAAAATGTGATTGGCATTAAAGAGTGTGCAGGTTTGGAAGCGATGAGTGCCATTATTGAAGGAAGTGAGCCAGACTTTTTAGTTTATACCGGCGAGGATCATCTTGCTTTTCCAACAAAATGTATGGGTGGTGCAGGAGTTATTTCTGTTGCTAGTCATGTTGTAGGAAATGAGATGTCAGAGATGTATCGACTTTTAGATAACGGCTTATTAGCTGATGCTGCACGTATTTATCGTATGTTGTTACCGAAGATGAGTATCGTTTTTAGTGTTCCATCTCCAGCGCCAGTAAAAGCTGTCTTAAATCAGCAAGGAATCTCTGTTGGCGGTGTACGTTTACCGTTAGTAGAATGTACAAAAGAAGAAGAAATGACTATTTTTAATCGTTTAGAAATAAATAGATAA
- a CDS encoding aspartate-semialdehyde dehydrogenase, whose translation MSGYQVAVVGATGAVGTKMLEMLAEADFPIAGVKLLASKRSAGKVLLFKDQELVIEETTAESFEGIDIALFSAGGSVSKEFAPEAVKRGAVVIDNTSAFRMDLNVPLVVPQVNELALKEHQGIIANPNCSTIQMMVALEPVRKAYGLSRIIVSTYQAVSGAGVSAINELKEQSQKMLNDEPVEAHILPCGGDKKHFPIAFNALPQIDVFSDAGYTYEEWKMMNETKKIMADETIKVAATCVRIPVVSGHSESIYFEVKDELATVFGIQNELEKAPGVVLQDDPATQLYPTALTSVGKKETFVGRVRKDLDDDLGFHMWVVSDNLLKGAAWNSIEIAESLHRLDLVRVPK comes from the coding sequence ATGAGTGGTTATCAAGTAGCAGTTGTAGGGGCAACGGGTGCTGTAGGTACAAAAATGTTAGAAATGTTAGCAGAAGCAGATTTTCCAATTGCAGGAGTTAAATTATTAGCTTCAAAACGTTCTGCAGGGAAAGTATTACTGTTTAAAGACCAAGAATTAGTGATTGAAGAAACAACTGCTGAATCATTTGAAGGCATTGATATTGCATTATTTAGTGCAGGAGGATCTGTTTCAAAAGAGTTTGCTCCAGAAGCTGTCAAACGCGGCGCTGTTGTCATTGACAATACAAGTGCTTTTAGAATGGATTTAAATGTACCTCTAGTCGTTCCGCAAGTGAATGAATTAGCTCTAAAAGAGCATCAAGGTATTATTGCCAATCCAAACTGTTCAACAATCCAAATGATGGTTGCTTTAGAGCCTGTCCGTAAAGCTTATGGATTAAGCAGAATTATTGTTTCGACTTATCAAGCAGTTAGTGGTGCGGGAGTATCTGCGATCAATGAATTAAAAGAACAATCGCAAAAAATGCTAAACGACGAACCTGTTGAAGCACATATTTTACCTTGCGGTGGCGATAAAAAACATTTTCCAATTGCTTTTAACGCTTTGCCGCAAATAGATGTTTTTAGTGACGCTGGTTACACCTATGAGGAATGGAAAATGATGAATGAAACGAAGAAAATTATGGCAGATGAAACAATCAAAGTTGCTGCGACTTGTGTTCGTATTCCTGTTGTATCAGGTCATTCAGAATCTATTTACTTTGAAGTGAAGGATGAACTAGCAACTGTTTTTGGTATTCAAAATGAACTAGAAAAAGCTCCAGGAGTAGTGTTGCAAGATGATCCAGCAACACAGTTGTATCCAACAGCCTTAACATCTGTTGGGAAAAAAGAAACATTTGTTGGACGGGTTCGTAAAGATTTAGATGATGACTTAGGTTTCCATATGTGGGTTGTATCAGACAATTTACTAAAAGGTGCAGCTTGGAATTCAATTGAAATAGCAGAAAGTTTACATCGCTTAGATTTAGTGCGAGTACCTAAATAA
- a CDS encoding alpha/beta hydrolase: protein MKRRYKISLIIILTLISLALIGLLVIQNKTYSPSDEALAAAKTSENVKVTRTKDALIFTPQKKTDNPAVLFYQGALVDETSYSIWAHQLAKAGYETYLIHQPFNMAVLGANKAEKIIDKYAIDSYVIGGHSLGGVMASRFAKKQTSDNLKGVFFLASYPDEKGALNATELPVLSITGSKDGVLNWESYHSSQKLLPAKTDFQVIDGGNHAGFGSYGPQKGDNKASISDKKQQSEVSELLLKWLQTIKEEVGKIPTSSFIWSTLILQSQMQHHRCHLIL from the coding sequence ATGAAACGTAGATACAAAATCAGCCTAATAATTATATTGACACTGATTAGTTTAGCTTTAATCGGTTTGCTAGTAATCCAAAATAAAACGTACTCGCCTAGCGATGAAGCTTTAGCAGCAGCAAAAACCAGTGAAAATGTTAAAGTTACTCGTACAAAAGATGCTTTAATCTTCACACCCCAAAAAAAGACAGATAATCCTGCTGTTTTATTTTATCAAGGAGCTCTAGTTGATGAAACAAGTTACAGTATCTGGGCTCATCAATTGGCTAAGGCTGGTTACGAAACCTATTTAATCCACCAACCTTTTAATATGGCCGTCCTCGGAGCAAATAAAGCTGAAAAAATCATTGACAAGTATGCAATCGACTCGTATGTGATTGGCGGACATTCATTAGGTGGTGTGATGGCTAGCCGTTTTGCTAAAAAGCAAACTTCTGATAATTTAAAAGGTGTTTTCTTTTTAGCCAGTTATCCCGATGAAAAAGGAGCCTTAAACGCAACAGAACTACCAGTCTTATCCATTACTGGCTCTAAAGATGGTGTGTTAAACTGGGAAAGCTATCACTCTAGCCAAAAATTATTACCCGCTAAAACCGATTTCCAAGTAATTGATGGGGGAAATCATGCAGGATTTGGTAGCTATGGTCCTCAAAAAGGAGATAATAAAGCCAGTATTTCTGATAAAAAACAACAAAGCGAAGTCAGTGAACTACTTTTAAAATGGCTTCAAACTATAAAAGAAGAGGTTGGGAAAATCCCAACCTCTTCTTTTATTTGGTCAACACTAATTCTTCAATCGCAAATGCAACACCATCGTTGTCATTTGATTTTGTAA
- a CDS encoding Cof-type HAD-IIB family hydrolase: MIKLIAIDIDGTLLNSQHRLTQKVIDTIKRAKAQGVKIVLCTGRPIVGILPYLKKLDLLDSTDIAITQNGALVQETASKKVLSHLTIELEQLKEIEKFSKTQKAQLTFFDDKKMYTLHPEPNKLLFDDAKLLHTELTVIDKKDLSSDMLLTKAMFLGDSTEIDQLLLDLPPSFYDEFYCVRSVSYNFEFLNRGASKGEALKVLAESLNLKPENVMAIGDAENDRSMLVYAGSAVVMENALLEIQALATFVTKSNDNDGVAFAIEELVLTK; this comes from the coding sequence ATGATTAAACTAATTGCTATTGATATTGATGGAACACTTTTAAACAGCCAACATAGATTAACACAAAAGGTCATAGATACCATTAAACGCGCTAAAGCACAGGGTGTCAAAATTGTTTTATGTACTGGAAGACCGATTGTGGGAATTCTACCATACTTAAAGAAGCTAGACTTGTTGGATTCTACTGATATTGCTATTACTCAAAATGGGGCATTGGTGCAAGAAACGGCGAGTAAAAAAGTTTTATCTCATTTGACGATTGAGTTGGAGCAATTGAAAGAAATAGAGAAGTTTTCTAAAACACAGAAGGCACAACTAACTTTCTTTGATGATAAAAAAATGTATACGCTACATCCAGAACCAAACAAGCTGCTTTTTGATGATGCAAAATTATTGCATACAGAGCTGACTGTGATTGATAAGAAAGATCTTTCATCAGACATGCTCCTAACAAAAGCGATGTTTTTAGGCGATTCCACTGAAATTGATCAATTACTTTTAGATTTACCGCCGTCATTTTACGATGAATTTTATTGCGTACGGAGTGTTTCGTATAATTTTGAATTTTTAAATCGAGGAGCGAGTAAAGGGGAAGCTTTAAAAGTATTGGCGGAGTCATTGAATTTAAAACCTGAGAATGTAATGGCAATTGGAGATGCTGAAAATGATCGCAGTATGTTGGTGTATGCTGGATCAGCAGTCGTTATGGAGAATGCTTTGTTAGAGATTCAGGCTTTAGCTACTTTTGTTACAAAATCAAATGACAACGATGGTGTTGCATTTGCGATTGAAGAATTAGTGTTGACCAAATAA
- a CDS encoding biotin--[acetyl-CoA-carboxylase] ligase, whose translation MTTTKEKVLAFIQEAYPEPISGQLICDKLTISRTAVWKAIQSLKEEGYDIHSQGKSGYYFTQPPVSKVAISAQLNTKFIGKHLTVLPTISSTNTVAKQLADVTPIDGNVLIAEEQIGARGRLGRTWNSTKGKSVALSITLTPSISPTNASLITQIVAAAFVLASEPILPVKIKWPNDIVVNGQKLCGILTEMSAELTEIHYVVVGIGINTNLDITDFSDELQKKATSFALQLGQKIDPNQLISAFLNQFEHLYQEFIETGSTEKFLTICREHSAVIGKDIHVISSKETRQAQAITIDNAGQLIVKFNGDTESTPLLAGEISIRGLNGYI comes from the coding sequence ATGACAACGACTAAAGAAAAGGTCTTAGCCTTTATTCAAGAAGCCTATCCAGAGCCCATCTCTGGGCAATTAATTTGTGACAAACTAACAATTTCAAGAACTGCCGTTTGGAAAGCCATTCAAAGTTTAAAAGAAGAAGGCTATGATATACATTCCCAAGGGAAAAGTGGTTACTATTTTACTCAACCTCCAGTTAGTAAAGTAGCAATCTCGGCTCAATTAAATACCAAATTTATTGGGAAACATCTAACCGTTCTACCAACTATTTCTTCAACAAATACAGTAGCCAAGCAGTTGGCTGACGTAACACCAATTGATGGAAATGTCTTAATTGCAGAAGAACAAATCGGGGCGCGTGGACGATTAGGACGAACCTGGAACTCTACGAAAGGTAAATCAGTTGCCTTGTCAATCACGTTAACCCCATCAATTTCTCCAACAAATGCAAGCCTCATCACACAGATAGTTGCAGCTGCCTTTGTCTTAGCAAGTGAACCTATCTTACCAGTTAAGATTAAATGGCCAAATGATATTGTAGTTAACGGGCAAAAACTTTGTGGTATTTTAACTGAGATGAGCGCCGAATTAACAGAAATTCATTATGTAGTTGTTGGAATCGGCATAAATACTAATTTAGACATAACTGATTTTTCTGATGAATTACAAAAAAAAGCTACATCCTTTGCTTTGCAACTTGGACAGAAAATTGATCCCAATCAATTAATTAGTGCATTTTTAAATCAATTTGAACATCTCTATCAAGAATTTATTGAAACAGGTTCGACGGAAAAATTTCTAACTATTTGTCGTGAACATTCGGCTGTCATCGGAAAAGATATCCACGTTATCAGCTCTAAAGAAACGAGGCAAGCACAAGCGATTACGATTGATAATGCAGGACAACTGATTGTTAAATTTAATGGTGATACTGAATCTACACCTTTACTTGCTGGTGAAATTTCAATCCGTGGACTAAATGGTTATATATAA
- the pnp gene encoding polyribonucleotide nucleotidyltransferase, with product MTEKQIFTKEWAGRTLTIETGQLAKQANGAVLVRYGDTVVLTAAVASKKAKDVDFFPLTVNYDEKMYAVGKIPGGFIKREARPSERATLTARLIDRPIRPMFAEGFRNEVQITNTVMSVEQDCSPEFSAMFGSSLSLAISDIPFNGPIAGVDVGRINGEYVINPTIEQNELSDIHLTVAGTKDAINMVESGAKEVSEEDMLGALIFGHNAIKELVAFQEEIQAAVGKEKMEIQLLQIDAELEKEVNDSYQAKMVAAIQTEEKLAREENIEEVKDIAIAFFAEKYADYDEAARIQKEIKQIVEDMEKNEVRRLITVDKIRPDGRKVDEIRHLSSETGILPRTHGSGLFTRGQTQALSIATLAPLGEHQIIDGLGLEDNKRFIHHYNFPQYSVGSTGPSRGPGRREIGHGALGERALSEVIPSEEDFPYTIRLVAEVLESNGSSSQASICAGTLALMDAGVPIKAPVAGIAMGLVKNEDNYTVLTDIQGLEDHLGDMDFKVAGTKDGITALQMDIKIDGITQQILEEALTQAKKARLEILEELVSTIAEPRQELSPYAPKIEMIKINPDKIKVVIGRGGDQINAIIEETGVKIDIDQEGNVSIASTEADMIKKAKTIIEELTREIKVGEIFDGTVKRIEKFGAFIEIIKGKDGLVHISELANERVGKVEDILALGDKVMVKVTEIDNQGRINLSRKALLKEEEAKK from the coding sequence ATGACAGAAAAACAAATTTTTACAAAAGAATGGGCTGGCCGGACATTAACAATTGAAACTGGACAATTAGCAAAACAAGCCAATGGTGCTGTTTTAGTTCGTTATGGTGATACAGTTGTTTTAACTGCTGCCGTAGCAAGTAAAAAAGCAAAAGATGTAGATTTCTTTCCATTGACTGTAAATTACGATGAAAAAATGTATGCTGTTGGGAAAATACCTGGTGGATTTATTAAACGTGAAGCTCGTCCAAGTGAACGTGCAACCTTAACAGCTCGTTTAATTGACCGCCCAATTCGTCCTATGTTCGCTGAAGGTTTCCGTAATGAAGTTCAAATTACAAATACGGTTATGTCTGTTGAGCAAGACTGTTCACCAGAATTTTCAGCAATGTTTGGTTCATCACTTTCATTAGCTATTTCTGATATTCCTTTCAATGGACCAATTGCTGGTGTTGATGTTGGACGTATCAATGGTGAGTATGTCATCAATCCAACGATTGAACAAAACGAACTGTCTGATATTCATTTAACTGTAGCTGGAACGAAAGACGCAATTAACATGGTTGAAAGTGGCGCTAAAGAAGTGTCAGAAGAAGATATGTTAGGTGCTTTAATTTTTGGACACAATGCAATTAAAGAATTAGTCGCATTCCAAGAAGAAATTCAAGCAGCAGTTGGTAAAGAAAAAATGGAAATTCAATTATTACAAATTGATGCTGAATTAGAAAAAGAAGTTAACGATAGCTACCAAGCAAAAATGGTTGCAGCGATTCAAACAGAAGAAAAATTAGCCCGTGAAGAAAACATTGAAGAAGTAAAAGATATAGCAATTGCCTTTTTTGCTGAAAAATATGCTGATTATGATGAAGCAGCTCGTATTCAAAAAGAAATCAAACAAATTGTTGAAGATATGGAAAAAAATGAAGTTCGTCGTTTAATTACGGTAGATAAAATTCGTCCAGATGGTCGTAAAGTAGACGAAATTCGTCATTTATCATCTGAAACGGGTATCCTACCACGTACACACGGTTCAGGATTATTTACTCGTGGTCAAACACAAGCTTTATCTATAGCAACTCTAGCGCCACTTGGCGAACATCAAATTATTGATGGACTAGGACTTGAAGATAACAAACGATTTATTCACCATTACAATTTCCCACAATATTCTGTTGGAAGTACTGGACCAAGCCGTGGACCTGGTCGTCGTGAAATTGGACATGGAGCTTTAGGAGAGCGTGCGCTTTCAGAAGTTATCCCTTCAGAAGAGGATTTCCCGTATACAATTCGATTAGTAGCAGAAGTTTTAGAATCAAATGGTTCTTCTTCTCAAGCAAGTATCTGTGCCGGAACGTTAGCTTTAATGGATGCTGGTGTACCAATCAAAGCTCCAGTAGCGGGGATTGCGATGGGTCTAGTTAAAAATGAAGATAACTACACTGTGTTAACAGATATTCAAGGTCTAGAAGATCATTTAGGTGATATGGACTTTAAAGTTGCTGGAACAAAAGACGGAATTACAGCCTTGCAAATGGATATTAAAATTGATGGAATTACGCAACAAATTCTAGAAGAAGCTCTAACTCAAGCTAAAAAAGCTCGTTTAGAAATTTTAGAAGAGTTAGTTTCGACAATTGCGGAACCTCGTCAAGAATTAAGCCCATATGCGCCTAAGATTGAAATGATTAAAATTAATCCAGATAAGATCAAAGTGGTTATTGGACGTGGTGGCGATCAAATCAATGCGATTATTGAAGAAACTGGCGTTAAAATTGATATTGATCAAGAAGGTAATGTAAGTATTGCATCTACTGAAGCTGATATGATTAAGAAAGCTAAAACAATTATTGAAGAGTTAACTAGAGAAATCAAAGTTGGCGAAATCTTTGATGGTACTGTAAAACGTATTGAAAAATTTGGTGCTTTTATTGAAATCATAAAAGGTAAAGATGGTTTAGTTCATATTTCTGAATTAGCAAATGAGCGCGTTGGAAAAGTTGAAGATATTCTAGCATTAGGCGATAAAGTAATGGTTAAAGTTACTGAAATTGATAATCAAGGAAGAATTAACTTATCACGTAAAGCTTTGCTTAAAGAAGAAGAAGCTAAAAAATAA
- the rpsO gene encoding 30S ribosomal protein S15, with product MAISKEDKNVIMKQYATHEGDTGSPEVQIAVLTAEINHLNEHARVHKKDHHSYRGLMKKIGHRRNLLAYLRNKDVARYRELIQSLGLRR from the coding sequence ATGGCAATTTCTAAAGAAGACAAAAACGTAATCATGAAACAATATGCAACTCACGAAGGAGATACTGGTTCTCCAGAAGTACAAATTGCTGTATTAACTGCAGAAATCAATCACTTAAATGAGCATGCACGTGTTCACAAAAAAGATCATCATTCATACCGTGGATTAATGAAAAAAATTGGTCACCGTCGTAACTTATTAGCTTATCTACGTAACAAAGATGTAGCTCGTTACCGTGAATTAATTCAAAGCCTAGGCTTACGTCGTTAA
- a CDS encoding BglG family transcription antiterminator, which yields MQFDSKFNQFLKILVKQKEISGITALANRSGLSRRMIYYYIEKLNELLLALDSSILEKQARGVLQLSSQQQRKIKEWLKNQKKQDFILTINERRVIVTVLILIENQKWQLNHFQELFLVSRNTILKDIQWVKEHFAVSEIQLKSTKAKGYHIIVDELERRQLIYQQLYLIETGQKEACFDFLLGALGYENLEILKETIIEPIKKLIEKTKGSLGKELAAQDIHILSKLIFILKDRNTKNCIPKWTDGEEFLIKERLEYQVAKKLLVKIELIVKINYLEEEALYYGMLLLCIEKNTDAHFRSNPFENLIYLTENLVTLFEQIVGLYFHDRENLIKKIQTHLKVLYYRHVFDMQMPSY from the coding sequence ATGCAATTTGATTCAAAGTTTAACCAGTTTTTAAAGATCCTAGTAAAGCAAAAAGAAATTAGCGGGATTACAGCTTTAGCTAATCGCTCTGGTTTATCAAGGCGAATGATTTATTATTACATTGAAAAACTAAATGAACTTCTTCTGGCTCTTGATAGTTCGATACTTGAAAAACAAGCACGGGGAGTTTTACAATTAAGTAGTCAGCAGCAAAGAAAAATTAAGGAGTGGTTGAAAAATCAAAAAAAGCAAGACTTTATTTTAACCATTAATGAACGGCGTGTGATTGTGACAGTACTGATTTTAATTGAGAATCAAAAATGGCAATTAAATCATTTTCAAGAATTGTTTTTAGTTTCAAGAAATACAATTTTAAAGGATATTCAGTGGGTTAAGGAACATTTTGCTGTTTCAGAAATACAATTAAAAAGTACAAAAGCAAAAGGCTATCATATTATTGTAGATGAATTAGAGCGACGTCAACTGATTTATCAACAGTTATATTTAATTGAAACAGGACAAAAAGAAGCTTGTTTTGATTTTTTATTAGGAGCATTAGGCTATGAAAATCTAGAAATTTTAAAGGAAACGATTATTGAGCCAATAAAAAAACTTATTGAAAAGACGAAGGGATCATTAGGAAAAGAGTTAGCTGCACAAGATATTCATATTTTATCCAAATTAATTTTTATTTTGAAAGATAGAAATACTAAAAATTGCATTCCAAAATGGACAGATGGAGAGGAGTTTCTAATTAAAGAACGTTTAGAATATCAAGTTGCTAAAAAGCTGTTAGTTAAAATTGAATTAATAGTTAAAATCAACTATCTTGAGGAAGAAGCTTTATACTATGGCATGTTGCTATTGTGTATTGAAAAGAACACAGATGCTCATTTTAGAAGCAATCCTTTTGAAAATTTAATTTATTTAACAGAAAATCTCGTGACCTTATTTGAGCAAATAGTGGGATTATATTTTCATGATCGAGAAAATTTAATTAAAAAAATTCAAACACATTTAAAAGTTCTTTATTACCGGCATGTATTTGATATGCAAATGCCTAGTTATTGA
- a CDS encoding L-ribulose-5-phosphate 4-epimerase gives MNTKAKIIKEMQKNVYEANLFLPKAGLVKLTWGNVSQINRDLGLIVIKPSGVPYEKMQEADMVVTDLSGKVLQGELNPSSDIPTHCVLYQKFPEIGAVVHTHSKWAVCWAQAGRGISAYGTTHADTFYGTVPCTRDLTQTEVEVDYEVETGKVIVETFNEKKLDPLAIPAVIVKGHGPFTWGDTPQKAVENSLILEEVAEMALHSEELASATECLLPGYLLDKHYFRKHGSAAYYGQF, from the coding sequence ATGAATACTAAAGCTAAAATTATTAAAGAAATGCAAAAAAATGTTTATGAAGCCAATCTATTTTTACCCAAAGCAGGGTTGGTTAAATTAACGTGGGGCAATGTTAGTCAGATTAATCGCGACTTAGGACTGATTGTGATTAAGCCAAGTGGTGTACCGTATGAAAAAATGCAAGAAGCGGACATGGTTGTAACTGATTTAAGTGGTAAGGTTTTACAAGGCGAGTTAAACCCCTCTTCTGATATACCGACTCATTGTGTCTTGTATCAAAAATTTCCAGAAATTGGAGCAGTAGTTCACACTCATTCGAAATGGGCCGTTTGTTGGGCACAAGCAGGCCGAGGAATTTCAGCATATGGAACGACCCATGCAGATACTTTTTATGGTACGGTACCTTGCACTCGAGATTTGACACAAACAGAGGTTGAAGTGGATTATGAGGTTGAAACAGGTAAGGTAATTGTTGAAACTTTTAATGAAAAAAAATTAGATCCTTTAGCTATTCCAGCTGTTATTGTAAAAGGTCATGGTCCTTTTACTTGGGGAGATACTCCTCAAAAAGCTGTTGAAAATAGTTTGATTTTAGAAGAGGTAGCAGAAATGGCTTTACATTCAGAAGAATTAGCTTCAGCCACAGAATGTTTATTGCCAGGTTATTTGTTAGATAAACATTATTTTAGAAAGCATGGATCAGCTGCTTATTATGGTCAATTTTAG
- a CDS encoding L-ribulose-5-phosphate 3-epimerase yields the protein MNTLGIYEKALPKNISWEERLQLAKSLGFDFVEMSIDETDERLARLDWSKNSRNEVSQAIVKTGVTIQSLCLSGHRRYPLGSVDPVIREKGLEIMAKAIDLASDLGIRVIQLAGYDVYYEKKSVATRSFFIENLEKSVALAARKQITLAIEIMDDSFMSSITKYKRIKKQIPSPWLQVYPDLGNLSAWSENDPGYELELGKGAIVATHLKDTLAVTDNFSGKFKGVPFGEGCVDFLGCLKTMKSFSYNGPFLIEMWSEESSDFKEEIKAAKAFLLPILKEAGFNYEY from the coding sequence ATGAATACTTTAGGTATTTATGAAAAAGCCCTACCTAAAAATATCAGTTGGGAAGAGCGACTACAACTGGCGAAGTCATTAGGTTTTGATTTTGTGGAAATGTCAATTGATGAAACGGATGAACGATTAGCTAGGCTAGATTGGTCAAAAAATAGTCGGAATGAAGTCAGCCAAGCAATTGTTAAAACTGGGGTTACGATTCAATCACTATGCTTAAGTGGACATAGACGTTACCCATTAGGTTCAGTTGATCCTGTTATTCGTGAAAAAGGGCTGGAGATTATGGCAAAAGCAATTGATTTAGCCTCTGATTTAGGTATTCGAGTCATTCAATTAGCTGGTTATGATGTCTATTATGAGAAAAAATCAGTAGCAACACGAAGTTTTTTTATTGAAAATTTAGAAAAATCAGTTGCTTTAGCTGCTAGAAAGCAAATAACCTTAGCAATTGAAATAATGGATGATTCTTTTATGTCGTCTATCACCAAATACAAACGTATCAAAAAACAAATTCCTTCACCGTGGCTACAAGTCTATCCTGATTTAGGTAATTTATCGGCATGGTCGGAAAATGATCCTGGTTATGAACTGGAACTTGGTAAGGGAGCCATCGTTGCCACTCATTTAAAAGATACGCTAGCTGTTACGGATAATTTTTCAGGGAAATTTAAAGGCGTTCCTTTTGGCGAAGGATGCGTTGATTTCTTGGGATGCCTTAAGACAATGAAGTCTTTTTCTTATAATGGACCCTTTTTAATTGAAATGTGGTCCGAAGAGAGTTCGGATTTTAAGGAGGAAATCAAGGCTGCTAAGGCTTTTCTACTGCCAATATTAAAGGAGGCGGGTTTTAATTATGAATACTAA
- a CDS encoding 3-keto-L-gulonate-6-phosphate decarboxylase UlaD, producing the protein MGRPNLQIALDNSSLSSALQSISLAGPIVDIVEAGTILCLQSGMEAVRCLRALYPDKLIVADTKCADAGGTVAKNCSDAGADWMTVICCATLATMEAAMKEVKELQVELYGDWTFEQAKDWYRIGIRQVIYHQSRDALLAGDTWGEKDLEKLRRLIDMGFKVSVTGGLTKESLPLFKELDVYTFITGRGITAAPDPALAASEFKAEIKRIWG; encoded by the coding sequence ATGGGAAGACCTAATTTACAAATTGCTTTAGATAATTCTAGTTTGAGTTCAGCTTTACAATCCATTTCTTTAGCAGGTCCAATTGTCGATATTGTCGAGGCAGGTACGATACTTTGCCTTCAATCAGGAATGGAAGCTGTCCGTTGTTTACGAGCTTTATATCCTGATAAATTGATTGTGGCAGATACAAAATGTGCAGATGCTGGAGGGACGGTTGCTAAGAATTGTAGCGATGCGGGAGCAGATTGGATGACAGTTATTTGTTGTGCCACACTTGCTACGATGGAAGCGGCAATGAAAGAAGTCAAAGAATTACAAGTTGAATTGTATGGCGATTGGACATTTGAACAAGCAAAAGATTGGTACAGAATTGGAATTAGACAAGTCATCTATCATCAAAGTCGTGATGCCTTATTGGCCGGGGATACATGGGGTGAAAAAGATTTAGAAAAATTGCGCCGATTAATCGATATGGGTTTTAAGGTATCTGTAACGGGAGGCTTAACAAAAGAGTCGTTGCCCTTATTTAAAGAATTAGATGTCTATACTTTTATTACTGGTCGCGGTATTACAGCAGCACCTGATCCAGCTCTAGCTGCAAGTGAATTTAAGGCGGAAATTAAACGAATATGGGGGTGA